One segment of Saprospiraceae bacterium DNA contains the following:
- a CDS encoding AraC family transcriptional regulator, translated as MNIQTHEFVPCKPLQPFVEFFWRGEFNINGDGMLRQKVLPNGYVELVVHLSDLHCHLFKNSLWNPSPAYTLIGLHSHPYQVQFSDYVRVFGIRFKPESFSDIFGVPAAEFGDTFDDVSSVLGQSFHIYCEQLRHTESLSEMLALTEQYLLWQLERQHFHEESYINKAAEIIRQSKGFIRIEELAKQVYVSSRQLERSFKQKVGVSPKFYMRIARLNEAHRLLENNPSLKLTHLSYECGYADQAHFIRDFNTLTGIRPKHFVKNREAFIVNPHLAKSG; from the coding sequence ATGAATATCCAGACGCACGAGTTCGTCCCTTGCAAACCACTCCAGCCTTTCGTGGAGTTTTTTTGGAGAGGCGAATTCAACATAAATGGCGACGGGATGCTCCGACAAAAAGTGTTGCCCAATGGCTATGTGGAACTGGTGGTGCATCTGTCCGACCTGCATTGCCACCTGTTCAAAAATAGCCTTTGGAATCCGTCGCCCGCTTACACACTCATCGGGCTGCATTCACATCCATATCAAGTGCAATTCAGCGATTATGTGCGGGTATTCGGTATCCGATTCAAGCCGGAAAGTTTCAGCGACATCTTTGGGGTTCCCGCTGCCGAGTTCGGCGACACTTTCGACGACGTGAGCAGCGTCCTCGGCCAATCATTCCATATCTACTGCGAGCAGCTGAGGCACACAGAAAGTTTGTCTGAAATGCTCGCATTAACCGAGCAATATCTTTTGTGGCAATTGGAGCGACAACACTTCCACGAAGAATCTTACATCAACAAAGCCGCAGAAATCATTCGACAATCAAAAGGGTTCATCCGCATAGAAGAACTGGCAAAGCAGGTTTATGTCAGTTCGCGGCAGCTGGAGCGTTCGTTTAAGCAGAAAGTAGGGGTCAGCCCAAAATTCTATATGCGCATAGCCCGCCTCAACGAAGCACACCGTTTGCTCGAAAACAACCCTTCACTCAAACTTACCCACCTGTCTTACGAATGCGGCTACGCAGATCAAGCCCATTTCATTCGTGACTTCAACACACTTACGGGCATTCGACCCAAGCATTTTGTGAAAAACCGAGAGGCCTTTATCGTGAACCCACACTTGGCAAAGAGTGGATAA
- a CDS encoding cupin domain-containing protein: protein MTTVNLNALELSEFTGKSDNQQHCRSTFPMLGAHGTQHTATVYFELEPGKKLGRHTDSAEELLLILEGTVEASVGEEKGILTQGEMALVPVMVPHDLRNIGATKAKVLGFFGGANHIVATFDQDWLPIGTNTVSTAQVFAQ, encoded by the coding sequence ATGACTACAGTCAATCTGAATGCATTGGAGCTCTCCGAGTTCACTGGAAAATCCGACAACCAACAACACTGCCGCTCCACCTTTCCGATGTTGGGCGCTCATGGCACCCAGCATACCGCGACGGTCTACTTCGAGCTGGAACCCGGCAAAAAACTCGGCAGACACACCGACAGCGCCGAAGAGTTGCTGCTCATCTTGGAAGGCACGGTGGAAGCCTCAGTCGGTGAAGAGAAAGGCATACTCACCCAAGGAGAAATGGCCTTGGTGCCAGTGATGGTGCCACACGATTTGCGCAACATTGGTGCCACCAAGGCAAAAGTCCTCGGCTTTTTTGGCGGCGCCAACCACATCGTCGCTACCTTCGACCAAGATTGGTTGCCTATTGGGACAAACACGGTGAGCACGGCGCAAGTATTTGCCCAGTAA